One genomic region from Longimicrobiales bacterium encodes:
- the ileS gene encoding isoleucine--tRNA ligase, which translates to MLSMRYPEYPTSPVSLEETVLARWRAERLFEQTQEQSAGADEFVFYEGPPTANGKPGIHHVISRTIKDLVCRYHALLGKHVTRIAGWDTHGLPVEIEAEKKLGISGKKQIEELGVARFNEVCRESVFTYKEDWERLSERIGYWLDYSSPYVTFSPSYIETVWWIFSRLHEKGLIYRGYKSVPYCPRCGTALSSHEVAQGYLDVADPSLYFLAPLIDEDGRPDRDGRAFVVWTTTPWTVPSNTALAVHPDLEYVEVETDGQRLILAESRRAAVVGEDAPVLQRWRGLELDGQRYARPFTLVRAEPRGRAWQVVLEEFVTADDGTGIVHMAPAFGADDYAAGQRHDLPLLRPVDDAGRFDADIPIVGGMFVKDADPLLVEELRKQKLLYRHSLETHTYPHCWRCSSPLIYMARDSWYIRTTEIRDTMLANNRQVSWHPAEVGTGRFGEWLEGNIDWAISRERYWGTPLPFWVCDADRGHFEVLGSFAALAERAGRLPEPFDPHKPHIDKLTYACPQCSGTMRRTPEVADVWFDSGSMPYAQWHYPFENESQWQRHFPADFICEGLDQTRGWFYSLIAISSMLGDGPSYRNVVVNGLVLDADGQKMSKSRGNVVDPWEAIESYGADAIRWYFIAVSQPWASKRFDPEALTDTWRRVFDTIANTYRFFALYANLDDWTPENAARTEDVLDRWLRSRLATLTAQVRADLDAYELTHAARAIADFVVDDLSNWYVRRTRDRFWGSGDAEDTRAAFTTLHQALTTICGLLAPFTPFHADWLHVALTGSSVHLARFPEVDEAARDERLEQGMTAVRELARLGRAARETVRIRVRQPLRTLHAVVPGGIALDDDLLDVVKDELNIKDVRFLRGAEDLVTLRAQPNFRVLGKRFGGATQAAAQAVRELDDPALRGFRTGGTLTIAVDGEEHALSADELEIIEEAQGALAVESDGGYTVALDPALDDELRREGLARELVSRIQRLRKDSGLAVSDRIRLLIDGGKEVHEAADAFADYIRGETLAVELTVGSAETLWDTVHDMDIDGIPAHIALARA; encoded by the coding sequence ATGCTCAGTATGCGATACCCCGAGTACCCGACATCACCGGTCTCACTGGAGGAGACGGTCCTTGCCCGCTGGCGCGCGGAGCGGCTGTTCGAGCAGACGCAGGAGCAGAGCGCCGGCGCGGACGAGTTCGTGTTTTATGAGGGGCCGCCGACGGCGAACGGCAAGCCCGGCATCCATCACGTCATCAGCCGGACGATCAAGGATCTCGTCTGCCGTTACCATGCGTTGCTCGGCAAGCACGTCACGCGCATCGCGGGCTGGGACACGCACGGGCTGCCGGTCGAGATCGAGGCCGAGAAGAAGCTGGGCATCAGCGGCAAGAAGCAGATCGAGGAGCTCGGCGTCGCGCGCTTCAATGAAGTGTGCCGCGAGAGCGTCTTCACGTACAAGGAAGACTGGGAGCGCCTTTCGGAGCGCATCGGCTACTGGCTGGACTACAGCAGCCCGTACGTCACGTTCTCGCCTTCGTACATCGAGACGGTCTGGTGGATCTTTTCGCGGCTGCACGAAAAGGGGCTGATCTACCGCGGCTACAAGAGCGTACCGTACTGTCCGCGCTGCGGCACGGCGCTGAGCTCGCACGAGGTCGCCCAGGGATACCTCGATGTTGCGGATCCCTCACTGTACTTCCTGGCCCCGCTCATCGATGAGGACGGACGCCCCGACCGGGACGGGCGCGCGTTCGTCGTCTGGACGACGACTCCCTGGACCGTGCCGTCCAACACCGCGCTCGCGGTGCATCCCGACCTCGAGTACGTCGAGGTCGAAACGGACGGGCAGCGGCTGATCCTGGCCGAGTCGCGCCGTGCAGCCGTGGTCGGTGAGGACGCGCCCGTGCTGCAGCGGTGGCGCGGGCTGGAGCTGGACGGCCAGCGTTACGCGCGGCCGTTCACCCTGGTGCGTGCGGAGCCGCGCGGCCGCGCGTGGCAGGTCGTGCTCGAGGAGTTCGTCACGGCAGATGACGGCACCGGCATCGTGCACATGGCGCCCGCATTCGGGGCGGACGACTATGCGGCAGGGCAGCGCCATGATCTGCCGCTCCTGCGCCCCGTCGATGATGCCGGCCGCTTCGATGCCGATATCCCGATCGTGGGCGGCATGTTCGTCAAGGACGCGGATCCGCTGCTGGTCGAGGAGCTGCGCAAGCAGAAGCTGCTCTACCGTCACTCGCTGGAGACGCACACATACCCGCACTGCTGGCGGTGCAGCAGCCCGCTGATCTACATGGCACGCGACTCGTGGTACATCCGGACCACGGAGATCCGCGACACGATGCTCGCCAACAACCGGCAGGTGAGCTGGCACCCGGCGGAGGTCGGCACCGGCCGCTTCGGCGAGTGGCTCGAAGGAAACATCGACTGGGCGATCTCGCGCGAGCGCTACTGGGGCACGCCGCTGCCGTTCTGGGTATGCGACGCGGACCGCGGTCACTTCGAGGTGCTCGGCAGCTTCGCCGCCCTCGCCGAGCGCGCGGGGCGGCTGCCCGAGCCGTTCGATCCGCACAAGCCGCACATCGACAAGCTGACGTACGCGTGTCCGCAGTGCAGCGGCACGATGCGGCGGACGCCGGAAGTCGCCGACGTATGGTTCGACTCCGGCTCCATGCCGTATGCGCAGTGGCATTACCCGTTCGAGAACGAGTCGCAGTGGCAGCGGCACTTTCCGGCGGACTTCATCTGCGAGGGGCTGGACCAGACGCGCGGCTGGTTCTACTCGCTGATCGCGATCTCCAGCATGCTGGGCGACGGGCCGTCGTACCGGAACGTCGTCGTGAACGGACTGGTGCTCGACGCCGACGGCCAGAAGATGTCCAAGTCGCGCGGCAACGTGGTCGACCCATGGGAGGCGATCGAGTCCTACGGCGCGGACGCGATCCGGTGGTACTTCATCGCCGTGAGCCAGCCATGGGCGTCCAAGCGCTTCGATCCGGAGGCGCTCACGGACACGTGGCGGCGCGTGTTCGATACGATCGCGAACACGTACCGGTTCTTCGCGCTGTACGCGAATCTCGACGACTGGACGCCGGAGAATGCGGCCCGTACCGAGGACGTCCTGGACCGCTGGCTCCGCTCACGCCTTGCGACGCTCACCGCGCAGGTGCGCGCCGACCTGGATGCTTACGAGCTCACGCACGCCGCGCGCGCGATCGCAGATTTCGTCGTCGATGACCTTTCGAACTGGTACGTGCGGCGCACGCGCGACCGGTTCTGGGGGAGCGGCGATGCCGAGGATACCCGTGCCGCGTTCACGACGCTGCACCAGGCGCTCACGACGATCTGCGGGCTGCTGGCACCGTTCACCCCGTTCCACGCCGACTGGCTGCACGTCGCGCTGACCGGCAGCAGCGTGCACCTCGCGCGCTTCCCGGAGGTGGACGAGGCCGCACGGGACGAGCGGCTGGAGCAGGGCATGACGGCGGTGCGCGAGCTGGCGCGCCTCGGGCGGGCTGCGCGGGAGACCGTGCGGATCCGCGTGCGACAGCCGCTGCGGACGCTGCACGCGGTCGTGCCCGGAGGCATCGCGCTGGACGATGATCTGCTCGACGTCGTCAAGGACGAGCTGAACATCAAGGACGTGCGCTTTCTGCGGGGCGCGGAGGACCTGGTCACGCTGCGCGCGCAGCCGAACTTCCGCGTCCTTGGCAAGCGGTTCGGCGGTGCGACGCAGGCCGCGGCGCAGGCCGTGCGTGAGCTGGACGACCCGGCGTTGCGCGGCTTCCGCACGGGCGGGACGCTCACGATCGCGGTCGATGGCGAGGAGCATGCACTGTCGGCGGACGAGCTGGAGATCATCGAGGAAGCGCAGGGCGCGCTGGCGGTCGAGAGCGACGGCGGCTACACGGTTGCCCTCGATCCCGCGCTGGACGACGAGCTTCGTCGTGAAGGCCTGGCGCGCGAGCTGGTCAGCCGCATCCAGCGGCTGCGCAAGGATTCCGGGCTCGCAGTGAGCGACCGGATCAGGCTGCTGATCGACGGCGGCAAGGAAGTGCACGAAGCCGCGGATGCGTTCGCAGACTACATCCGCGGGGAGACGCTGGCGGTGGAGCTGACGGTGGGGTCCGCGGAGACGCTGTGGGACACCGTGCATGATATGGACATCGACGGCATCCCGGCGCATATCGCGCTGGCACGTGCCTGA
- the lspA gene encoding signal peptidase II, translating to MASREQGLERAEGLRLSKAALFVVVVAGVVVVDYTTKWLVQSTLTLYEQVDIIGDYVRLTYIFNPGAAFGIHVGDHSRILFLALSIVALFALGGMYWATPSADRPRLAAIALICGGALGNLIDRLRSARGVVDFLDVGVGTIRWPVFNIADIAVTTGAVILALSLWNEERRVERRS from the coding sequence ATGGCATCCAGGGAGCAGGGGCTCGAACGCGCGGAAGGGCTGCGGCTGTCGAAGGCTGCGCTGTTCGTGGTGGTCGTCGCCGGCGTCGTGGTGGTCGATTACACGACCAAGTGGCTCGTGCAGAGCACGCTCACGCTGTACGAGCAGGTGGACATCATCGGCGACTACGTGCGGCTCACCTACATCTTCAACCCGGGTGCGGCGTTCGGCATCCACGTCGGCGACCACTCGCGGATCCTGTTCCTGGCCCTGTCGATCGTCGCGTTGTTCGCGCTCGGCGGCATGTACTGGGCGACACCGTCGGCCGACCGGCCGCGGCTCGCCGCGATCGCGCTGATCTGCGGCGGTGCACTCGGCAACCTGATCGACCGGCTCCGCTCCGCGCGTGGCGTCGTCGACTTCCTGGACGTGGGGGTGGGCACGATCCGCTGGCCCGTCTTCAACATCGCCGACATCGCGGTGACGACCGGCGCCGTGATCCTGGCACTGTCGCTGTGGAACGAGGAGCGGCGCGTTGAGCGCCGTTCCTGA
- a CDS encoding RluA family pseudouridine synthase gives MSAVPDSPARRRLVVGSEPEQRRLDAWLAAHLPELSRSRIAQLLADGHVLVNGAPARKSRRPEAGDVIEIDLPAPVSHTLEPEAIPLDIVYQDSDIAVLNKPAGLVVHPAPGHRQGTLVHALLHHLTDLSGIGGVLRPGIVHRLDRDTSGLMLVAKNDAAHRALAAALKRREVRRIYLAAAWGHLAADDVVVEQPIARSPTHRQRMAVVEGGRPARTRLHRLERWRAADLIRAELDTGRTHQIRVHLAFLGHPVIGDAVYGGAGARGISGRDHAWARALEKRTPRQFLHASQLGFRHPRTGEPMHFEVALPEDLAAAADWARGQAT, from the coding sequence TTGAGCGCCGTTCCTGATTCGCCCGCGCGCCGGCGCCTGGTCGTCGGCAGTGAGCCGGAGCAGCGCCGGCTCGACGCGTGGCTGGCTGCCCACCTGCCCGAGCTGTCCCGCTCCCGCATCGCACAGCTTCTCGCCGACGGGCATGTGCTGGTGAACGGCGCGCCCGCACGCAAGAGCCGGCGCCCGGAAGCGGGGGACGTCATCGAGATCGATCTGCCGGCGCCGGTCAGCCACACGCTCGAGCCCGAGGCGATCCCCCTCGACATCGTCTACCAGGACAGCGATATCGCCGTGCTCAACAAGCCGGCGGGACTGGTGGTGCATCCAGCGCCCGGGCATCGCCAGGGCACGCTGGTGCATGCTCTGCTGCACCACCTGACAGACCTGTCGGGTATCGGCGGCGTGCTGCGGCCCGGAATCGTGCACCGGCTCGACCGCGACACGTCCGGGCTCATGCTGGTGGCGAAGAACGATGCAGCGCATCGAGCACTCGCGGCGGCGTTGAAGCGGCGGGAAGTGCGTCGCATCTATCTCGCTGCCGCCTGGGGGCACCTCGCCGCCGACGACGTGGTCGTCGAGCAGCCGATCGCACGCTCGCCTACGCATCGCCAGCGCATGGCCGTCGTGGAGGGGGGCCGCCCGGCGCGCACGCGGTTGCACCGCCTCGAGCGCTGGCGCGCGGCCGACCTGATCCGCGCCGAGCTCGACACCGGCAGGACGCACCAGATCAGGGTGCATCTCGCGTTTCTCGGCCACCCGGTGATCGGCGACGCGGTGTACGGCGGTGCCGGTGCGCGGGGGATCAGCGGGCGCGATCACGCCTGGGCGCGGGCGCTCGAGAAGCGCACGCCGAGACAGTTCCTGCACGCGTCGCAGCTTGGCTTTCGCCACCCGCGCACCGGCGAGCCGATGCACTTCGAGGTGGCGCTGCCGGAGGACCTCGCAGCGGCCGCAGACTGGGCG